One stretch of Cygnus olor isolate bCygOlo1 chromosome 1, bCygOlo1.pri.v2, whole genome shotgun sequence DNA includes these proteins:
- the LOC121063690 gene encoding dynein light chain 1, cytoplasmic-like translates to MCTKVVIKNADMSEEVQQDAVDCATQALEKHIEKDIAVHIRKEFDKKYNPTWHCITGRNCGSYVTHETKHFIYFYLSQVAILFKSG, encoded by the coding sequence ATGTGTACAAAGGTAGTCATCAAGAATGCGGACATGTCAGAGGAGGTGCAGCAAGATGCTGTGGATTGTGCCACTCAGGCCTTGGAGAAGCATATCGAGAAGGACATTGCTGTGCACATCAGGAAGGAATTTGACAAGAAATACAATCCCACTTGGCACTGCATCACAGGAAGGAACTGTGGCAGCTACGTGACTCATGAGACCAAGCACTTCATCTACTTCTACCTCAGCCAAGTTGCTATTCTTTTCAAGTCTGGTTAG